A window of the Cannabis sativa cultivar Pink pepper isolate KNU-18-1 chromosome X, ASM2916894v1, whole genome shotgun sequence genome harbors these coding sequences:
- the LOC115712231 gene encoding uncharacterized protein LOC115712231, translated as MHAKTDSEVTSLAASSPTRSPRRHVYYVQSPSRDSHDGEKTTTSFQSTPVLSPMGSPPHSHSSVGRHSRESSSTRFSGSLKPGSRKISPNDAARGGSTKGQKPWKECAVIEEEGLLEAEDRQKGLPRRCYVLAFVLGFFVLFSFFSLILWGASKPMKPKITVKSIKFDQFKIQAGSDFTGVATDMISMNASLKLTFRNTGTFFGVHVTSTPLDLSYSEITVASGTIKKFYQSRKSQRSLSIPIMGTKIPLYGSGASLSSSTGTTTLPVKLKLDFVVRSRAYVLGKLVKPRFNKHIQCNVTYDPKKLNVAIQLKNHCTYD; from the exons ATGCACGCCAAGACAGACTCAGAGGTGACCAGCCTCGCAGCTTCTTCTCCGACGAGATCTCCGCGTCGCCATGTCTACTACGTGCAAAGCCCATCAAGGGACTCCCACGATGGGGAGAAGACAACAACGTCGTTTCAGTCCACGCCGGTGCTTAGTCCGATGGGATCGCCGCCGCACTCACACTCCTCCGTGGGCCGCCATTCCCGAGAATCCTCCTCTACTAGATTCTCCGGATCTCTGAAACCCGGATCGCGCAAGATCTCGCCCAACGACGCCGCTCGTGGGGGCAGCACCAAAGGTCAAAAGCCATGGAAGGAGTGTGCCGTGATTGAGGAAGAAGGGCTTTTAGAGGCGGAAGATCGCCAGAAGGGTCTTCCTCGTCGGTGTTATGTTCTCGCTTTCGTCCTTGGCTTCTTTGttctcttctccttcttctctctGATTTTGTGGGGTGCGAGTAAGCCCATGAAACCGAAGATCACAGTCAAG AGCATTAAGTTTGACCAATTCAAGATCCAGGCGGGCTCTGACTTTACGGGCGTGGCTACTGATATGATCTCAATGAACGCAAGCTTAAAGCTCACTTTCCGTAATACCGGTACATTTTTTGGAGTTCATGTCACATCAACACCATTAGATCTTTCTTATTCCGAGATCACAGTAGCATCTGGAACT ATAAAAAAGTTTTATCAATCGAGGAAAAGCCAAAGATCTCTGAGTATTCCTATAATGGGTACCAAAATACCATTGTATGGTAGTGGAGCTAGTCTGAGCAGCTCAACTGGGACGACTACTCTACCAGTGAAATTAAAATTGGATTTCGTAGTTCGATCCAGAGCTTACGTTTTGGGAAAATTGGTTAAGCCCAGGTTCAACAAGCATATTCAGTGCAATGTAACTTATGATCCCAAAAAGCTCAATGTTGCAATCCAACTCAAGAATCATTGCACATATGACTGA
- the LOC133032443 gene encoding uncharacterized protein LOC133032443 isoform X1 translates to MGPNCWTFLFPFLLFSEHKMSASGSKSSKKKGKGMATLEEVSLGPVAQEGYKSRATGWEAAELRSTLTCPHQLENIINVAEIKPSTSGTFHRPPRDSETPNHNYDGFGAWSQTHLMTGAMLPLQDYFVNFLVFVGLAPYQLIPQAYRLLSGLFIFYTARGWGSPSPVEILYFYELVSVPKKGDKLKDGFYGFRIHPANEGVVPYNRQTHVKEYRHRFCFSSGFRAVDHPELLTEWVRIPPYQRTLPTQAFLRRAQAFASYDHADLDVGGLVTTENCRKAKLILSHQSVDDSNLSRVICPNVRAPVAEKAFRDELIATAKKKYQDYLYRKAQEKAYSKAQAASGRGLRVGSPVERRSQAIAGKSEAKFFDKILQEEIGDRSARRPLRIEDSSEKQTSRPQPSAPEPNSGAPGASTSGAGDISMDAILEQLAGVHTPVAPPAFTSSPPAPSLKVSSSAPPDTIDLVDDEEVLPGEGQGKGWDFSEEAVEGAGEPQALPEVAEEDEEEPEVALIRKRKGKMVAQDEPKRPRRADTPAHGLDGGVSPMEENPAPPHIELTPIPGDQVRQELRIAKHNYAMDEYSRGYAEVEALRRILRAEVEASINHPEYQDPWNLNLDPLSDWFRPLLGPTLAPFAAEMTGEFASQLTRCAPKRFATCASLNSIFQVQDLSHSLTVVSTLQFLRFLLLFVFCFLPLRNFSLYFVMVQLAAEAGRLSKNIINHGFTLSDFGDMNNVRKVLQDLTAERQIYQEAAER, encoded by the exons atgggacctaactgctggacttttctttttccctttttgcttttctcagaacacaaaatgtctgcttctggctcaaaatcttcgaagaagaaagggaaaggtATGGCCACGCTGGAAGAGGTTTccttgggacccgttgcccaggaggggtataaatcccgtgcaactggttgggaagcggccgagcttcgatccaccctgacttgtcctcaccagctggagaacattattaatgtggctgagatcaaaccctccacctcagggaccttccaccggcctcctcgtgactcggagacgcctaatcataactatgacggcttcggggcttggagtcagacccatttgatgaccggtgccatgctcccgctccaagattactttgttaattttcttgtatttgtcggccttgcgccataccaacttattccccaagcttaccgcctgctctcaggcttatttattttttacaccgcccgtggctgggggtctcccagcccggtggaaattttatatttttatgaacttgtatccgtccccaagaaaggggacaaacttaaggatggtttttatgggttccggatccaccctgctaacgagggggtggttccgtataataggcagactcacgttaaggagtaccgccaccgcttttgcttttcttccgggttcagggccgtggaccacccggagcttctcacggagtgggtgcggatcccaccttaccagcggacgcttcccactcaggctttccttcgaagggcccaagccttcgcctcctatgaccacgccgatcttgatgtcgggggcctggttaccacggagaattgcagaaaggccaaacttatcctttctcatcaatccgtggatgactccaacctctcacgggtcatttgccccaatgtgagggcgccggttgcggagaaggccttccgggacgagctcattgccacggcaaagaagaagtaccaagattatctctaccggaaggcccaggagaaagcgtactctaaggcccaggctgcctcggggagaggacttcgcgtggggagtccggtggagcgaaggagccaagccattgctgggaagtccgaagctaaattttttgacaagatacttcaagaagagattggggatcgttcTGCCAGgcggccccttcgtattgaagattcttccgagaagcaaacttcccggccacagccttcggcccccgaaccaaactcgggtgctcccggtgctagcacctccggtgccggcg atatctccatggatgccatcctggaacagcttgccggggttcatactcccgtggctcctccggccttcacctcttctcccccagccccttccttgaaggtttcttccagcgctccccccgacactattgacttagtggatgacgaggaggtgcttccgggagaaggccaagggaaagggtgggacttctcggaggaagccgttgagggtgcaggagagcctcaagcccttccggaggtagcagaggaggacgaggaggagcctgaagtggctctgattcgcaagcgtaagggcaagatggttgcccaggatgagccgaagaggcctcggagagccgacactcctgcccatggcctagacggcggagtctccccgatggaggaaaatcctgctcccccccacatcgagcttaccccgattccgggggaccaggtgaggcaggagcttcgcatagccaaacacaactatgctatggatgagtactcccgggggtatgccgaagtggaggcccttaggaggattctgcgagctgaggttgaggcgagcatcaaccacccggaataccaggatccgtggaaccttaatctggaccccttatcggactggttccgtcccctcctagggcctaccttggctccctttgccgcggagatgaccggcgagttcgcttctcagctcacacgttgcgcgcccaagcggtttgccacttgcgcttccctgaactccatcttccaggtccaggacctcagccattctctcacggtggtaagtactttgcaatttttgcgtttccttttgttgtttgtattttgttttcttcctttgagaaatttttccttatacttcgttatggttcagcttgctgctgaggctggccgcctctccaagaacatcataaaccatggcttcactctgtccgactttggagACATGAAtaacgtcaggaaggtcctccaagacctcacagcggagaggcagatctaccaggaggctgccgagcgctag
- the LOC133032443 gene encoding uncharacterized protein LOC133032443 isoform X2, whose product MGPNCWTFLFPFLLFSEHKMSASGSKSSKKKGKGMATLEEVSLGPVAQEGYKSRATGWEAAELRSTLTCPHQLENIINVAEIKPSTSGTFHRPPRDSETPNHNYDGFGAWSQTHLMTGAMLPLQDYFVNFLVFVGLAPYQLIPQAYRLLSGLFIFYTARGWGSPSPVEILYFYELVSVPKKGDKLKDGFYGFRIHPANEGVVPYNRQTHVKEYRHRFCFSSGFRAVDHPELLTEWVRIPPYQRTLPTQAFLRRAQAFASYDHADLDVGGLVTTENCRKAKLILSHQSVDDSNLSRVICPNVRAPVAEKAFRDELIATAKKKYQDYLYRKAQEKAYSKAQAASGRGLRVGSPVERRSQAIAGKSEAKFFDKILQEEIGDRSARRPLRIEDSSEKQTSRPQPSAPEPNSGAPGASTSGAGDISMDAILEQLAGVHTPVAPPAFTSSPPAPSLKVSSSAPPDTIDLVDDEEVLPGEGQGKGWDFSEEAVEGAGEPQALPEVAEEDEEEPEVALIRKRKGKMVAQDEPKRPRRADTPAHGLDGGVSPMEENPAPPHIELTPIPGDQVRQELRIAKHNYAMDEYSRGYAEVEALRRILRAEVEASINHPEYQDPWNLNLDPLSDWFRPLLGPTLAPFAAEMTGEFASQLTRCAPKRFATCASLNSIFQVQDLSHSLTVLAAEAGRLSKNIINHGFTLSDFGDMNNVRKVLQDLTAERQIYQEAAER is encoded by the exons atgggacctaactgctggacttttctttttccctttttgcttttctcagaacacaaaatgtctgcttctggctcaaaatcttcgaagaagaaagggaaaggtATGGCCACGCTGGAAGAGGTTTccttgggacccgttgcccaggaggggtataaatcccgtgcaactggttgggaagcggccgagcttcgatccaccctgacttgtcctcaccagctggagaacattattaatgtggctgagatcaaaccctccacctcagggaccttccaccggcctcctcgtgactcggagacgcctaatcataactatgacggcttcggggcttggagtcagacccatttgatgaccggtgccatgctcccgctccaagattactttgttaattttcttgtatttgtcggccttgcgccataccaacttattccccaagcttaccgcctgctctcaggcttatttattttttacaccgcccgtggctgggggtctcccagcccggtggaaattttatatttttatgaacttgtatccgtccccaagaaaggggacaaacttaaggatggtttttatgggttccggatccaccctgctaacgagggggtggttccgtataataggcagactcacgttaaggagtaccgccaccgcttttgcttttcttccgggttcagggccgtggaccacccggagcttctcacggagtgggtgcggatcccaccttaccagcggacgcttcccactcaggctttccttcgaagggcccaagccttcgcctcctatgaccacgccgatcttgatgtcgggggcctggttaccacggagaattgcagaaaggccaaacttatcctttctcatcaatccgtggatgactccaacctctcacgggtcatttgccccaatgtgagggcgccggttgcggagaaggccttccgggacgagctcattgccacggcaaagaagaagtaccaagattatctctaccggaaggcccaggagaaagcgtactctaaggcccaggctgcctcggggagaggacttcgcgtggggagtccggtggagcgaaggagccaagccattgctgggaagtccgaagctaaattttttgacaagatacttcaagaagagattggggatcgttcTGCCAGgcggccccttcgtattgaagattcttccgagaagcaaacttcccggccacagccttcggcccccgaaccaaactcgggtgctcccggtgctagcacctccggtgccggcg atatctccatggatgccatcctggaacagcttgccggggttcatactcccgtggctcctccggccttcacctcttctcccccagccccttccttgaaggtttcttccagcgctccccccgacactattgacttagtggatgacgaggaggtgcttccgggagaaggccaagggaaagggtgggacttctcggaggaagccgttgagggtgcaggagagcctcaagcccttccggaggtagcagaggaggacgaggaggagcctgaagtggctctgattcgcaagcgtaagggcaagatggttgcccaggatgagccgaagaggcctcggagagccgacactcctgcccatggcctagacggcggagtctccccgatggaggaaaatcctgctcccccccacatcgagcttaccccgattccgggggaccaggtgaggcaggagcttcgcatagccaaacacaactatgctatggatgagtactcccgggggtatgccgaagtggaggcccttaggaggattctgcgagctgaggttgaggcgagcatcaaccacccggaataccaggatccgtggaaccttaatctggaccccttatcggactggttccgtcccctcctagggcctaccttggctccctttgccgcggagatgaccggcgagttcgcttctcagctcacacgttgcgcgcccaagcggtttgccacttgcgcttccctgaactccatcttccaggtccaggacctcagccattctctcacggtg cttgctgctgaggctggccgcctctccaagaacatcataaaccatggcttcactctgtccgactttggagACATGAAtaacgtcaggaaggtcctccaagacctcacagcggagaggcagatctaccaggaggctgccgagcgctag